Proteins co-encoded in one Myotis daubentonii chromosome 8, mMyoDau2.1, whole genome shotgun sequence genomic window:
- the SLC4A11 gene encoding solute carrier family 4 member 11 isoform X3, translating to MAGRRVGGSPARGKEFKRSNVSAAELDPKYWAWQRRKTQRSGADNTGRAEDSSSRQLKSSVQRSRRLMGSATSESLPVSQENSSIMSQDGYLEDSGYLKCDTDDASETHEESLTEEAFNTVNSSIVSGESIRFFVNVNLEVQPTQAVDSESPGGCGLLHTSRKYLKLKNFEEEIRAHRDLDGFLARASIILNETATSLDEVLRAMVLRIVYNPRTIEPDCNLDMLMAMLFTDAGAPMEGKVHLLSDIIQGVTATVTGVQYQQSWLCIICTSKSLQRRHVCISRLVRPQNWGENSCEVRFVILVLAPPKMKSTKTATEVGRTFATMFLDITFRQKLLKTHTEEEFKEALVHQRQLLTMMGQVPNPTTLSYSRNSNSQKSQHPIQHKDFFPVGKGIREDFARRFAVYPMDFTDGIIGKNRTVGKYITTTLFLYFACLLPTIAFGTLNDETTKGAIGVQKSMAGQSIGGLLYALFSGQPLVVLLTTAPLALYTHVIRGICDDYSLDFNTFYAWIGLWNSFFLAVYALFNLSLIMSLFKRSTEDIIALFISITFVLDAVKGMTKIFQKYYYGDQLGNHNLGHNSLVSLLDLGTSLNTSFHTALNTSLLASPLELSPENSQLPEQPHRDTAVLSLLIMLGTLWLGYTLYQFKKSPYLHPYMREILSDCALPIAVLTFSLIGSYGFKEIKMSKFRYNPRESLFKMAEMHSQSLGAICSAMGLGFLLSMLFFIEQNLVAALANAPENRLVKGTAYHWDLLLIAIINTGLSLFGMPWIHAAYPHSPLHVRALAQVEQRVESGHVYDTIMNVKETRLTSLGASILVGLSLLLLPVPLQWIPKPVLYGLFLYIALTSIDANQLFERLVLLLKDQASYPPTHYIRKVPQRKIHYFTGLQVLQLLLLCAFGMSPLPYMKMIFPLIMITMIPIRYKLLPLIIEAKYLDAMDADH from the exons ATGGCCGGGAGGCGGGTGGGGGGCTCCCCAGCCCGGGGGAAGGAGTTCAAGAGGAGCAATGTGTCCGCAGCAGAACTCGATCCCAAGTATTGGGCTTGGCAGCGAAGGAAAACCCAGAGAAGTGGGGCGGATAATACAGGGAGGGCGGAGGATTCCTCCTCCCGCCAGCTCAAGTCCTCCGTCCAGCGGTCCAGGAGGCTGATGGGTTCTGCAACCAGTGAATCCCTCCCTGTCTCACAGG AAAACTCGTCCATAATGTCGCAGGATGGATACCTTGAGGATTCAG GCTACCTCAAGTGTGACACAGATGATGCCTCTGAAACCCATGAGGAAAGCCTGACAGAAGAGGCCTTCAACACCGTCAACTCCTCCATTGTGTCTGGCGAGAGCATCCGTTTCTTTGTCAACGTCAACCTCGAGGTGCAGCCCACCCAGGCTG TAGACAGCGAATCGCCTGGTGGCTGTGGGCTCCTCCACACCTCTCGAAAG TACCTGAAGTTAAAGAACTTCGAGGAAGAGATCCGAGCGCACCGAGACCTAGATGGCTTCCTGGCACGGGCCAGCATCATCCTGAACGAGACAGCCACCTCGCTGGATGAGGTGCTGCGGGCCATGGTGCTCCGCATAGTCTACAACCCCCGCACCATTGAGCCTGACTGCAACTTGGACATGCTCATGGCCATGCTCTTCACTGATGCTGGGGCCCCCATGGAGGGGAAAG TTCACCTGCTGTCAGACATCatccaaggagtcactgccacagTCACAGGAGTGCAATACCAGCAGTCATGGCTCTGCATCAT CTGCACCTCCAAGTCCCTACAGAGGCGGCACGTGTGCATCAGCCGCCTGGTGCGCCCGCAGAACTGGGGGGAGAATTCCTGTGAGGTGCGATTCGTCatcctggtgctggccccacccaAGATG AAAAGCACCAAGACTGCGACAGAGGTGGGGCGCACCTTTGCCACCATGTTCTTGGACATCACCTTCCGCCAGAAACTCCTGAAGACGCACACAGAGGAAGAATTCAAGGAGGCCCTAGTACATCAGAGACAACTGCTCACCATGATGGGCCAGGTTCCAAACCCCACCACACTGAGCTACAGCAGAAACTCCAACTCCCAGAAATCCCAGCAT CCCATACAGCACAAGGACTTTTTCCCTGTGGGGAAGGGCATCCGGGAGGACTTCGCCCGCAGGTTCGCCGTGTACCCAATGGACTTCACTGACG GCATTATCGGGAAAAACAGGACTGTGGGCAAGTACATCACCACCACTCTGTTCCTCTACttcgcctgcctcctgcccacgaTTGCTTTTGGGACCCTCAACGATGAGACCACCAAAGGCGCCATCG GCGTGCAGAAGAGCATGGCTGGGCAGAGCATCGGAGGCCTCCTGTACGCGCTCTTCTCTGGGCAGCCGTTGGTGGTGCTGCTGACAACTGCGCCTCTGGCCCTCTACACTCACG TGATCCGTGGCATCTGCGACGACTACAGTCTGGACTTCAACACCTTCTATGCATGGATAGGCCTGTGGAACAGTTTCTTCCTCGCAGTTTACGCCCTCTTCAACCTCAGCCTGATCATGAGTCTTTTCAAGAG GTCAACAGAAGATATCATTGCCTTGTTCATTTCCATCACATTTGTGCTGGATGCTGTCAAGGGCATGACCAAAA TCTTCCAGAAGTACTACTATGGCGACCAACTTGGGAATCACAACTTAGGTCACAATTCTCTGGTTAGCCTGCTGGACCTAGGCACCAGCCTCAACACCAGCTTCCACACTGCCCTCAACACCAGCCTCCTGGCCAGCCCGCTGGAACTGAGCCCAGAGAACAGCCAATTACCTGAGCAACCACACCGGGACACTGCCGTGCTCAGCCTCCTTATCATGCTGGGCACGCTCTGGCTGGGTTACACCCTCTACCAGTTCAAGAAGAG CCCCTACCTGCACCCCTACATGCGGGAGATCCTGTCAGACTGTGCCCTGCCCATCGCTGTGCTCACCTTCTCCCTCATTGGCTCCTATGGCTTCAAGGAAATTAAGA TGAGCAAGTTCCGCTACAACCCCCGTGAGAGCCTGTTCAAGATGGCCGAGATGCACTCGCAGTCCCTGGGAGCCATCTGCAGTGCCATGGGCCTCGGCTTCCTGCTCTCTATGCTCTTCTTCATCGAGCAGAACCTGGTGGCTGCCTTGGCTAACGCACCGGAGAACAG GCTGGTGAAGGGCACAGCTTACCACTGGGACCTCCTGCTCATCGCCATCATCAACACGGGGCTGTCTCTGTTTGGGATGCCCTGGATCCACGCTGcctacccccactccccactgcaCGTGCGGGCACTGGCTCAGGTGGAGCAGCGTGTGGAGAGTGGGCATGTTTATGACAc GATCATGAACGTGAAGGAGACGCGGCTGACCAGCCTGGGCGCCAGCATCCTAgtgggcctctccctcctgctgctgcccgtCCCACTGCAGTGGATCCCTAAGCCTGTGCTATACGGCCTCTTCCTCTACATTGCCCTCACCTCCATCGATGCCAACCAGCTCTTTGAGCGTTTGGTTCTACTGCTCAAGGACCAG GCCTCATACCCACCCACCCATTATATCAGGAAGGTGCCTCAGAGGAAGATACACTACTTCACGGGGCTGCAggtcctgcagctgctgctgctctgtgCCTTTGGCATGAGCCCCCTGCCCTACATGAAGATGATCTTCCCCCTCATCATGATTACCATGATCCCTATCCG ctATAAACTGCTGCCCCTAATCATTGAAGCCAAATACTTGGACGCCATGGATGCTGATCACTGA
- the SLC4A11 gene encoding solute carrier family 4 member 11 isoform X7, whose product MSQDGYLEDSDSESPGGCGLLHTSRKYLKLKNFEEEIRAHRDLDGFLARASIILNETATSLDEVLRAMVLRIVYNPRTIEPDCNLDMLMAMLFTDAGAPMEGKVHLLSDIIQGVTATVTGVQYQQSWLCIICTSKSLQRRHVCISRLVRPQNWGENSCEVRFVILVLAPPKMKSTKTATEVGRTFATMFLDITFRQKLLKTHTEEEFKEALVHQRQLLTMMGQVPNPTTLSYSRNSNSQKSQHPIQHKDFFPVGKGIREDFARRFAVYPMDFTDGIIGKNRTVGKYITTTLFLYFACLLPTIAFGTLNDETTKGAIGVQKSMAGQSIGGLLYALFSGQPLVVLLTTAPLALYTHVIRGICDDYSLDFNTFYAWIGLWNSFFLAVYALFNLSLIMSLFKRSTEDIIALFISITFVLDAVKGMTKIFQKYYYGDQLGNHNLGHNSLVSLLDLGTSLNTSFHTALNTSLLASPLELSPENSQLPEQPHRDTAVLSLLIMLGTLWLGYTLYQFKKSPYLHPYMREILSDCALPIAVLTFSLIGSYGFKEIKMSKFRYNPRESLFKMAEMHSQSLGAICSAMGLGFLLSMLFFIEQNLVAALANAPENRLVKGTAYHWDLLLIAIINTGLSLFGMPWIHAAYPHSPLHVRALAQVEQRVESGHVYDTIMNVKETRLTSLGASILVGLSLLLLPVPLQWIPKPVLYGLFLYIALTSIDANQLFERLVLLLKDQASYPPTHYIRKVPQRKIHYFTGLQVLQLLLLCAFGMSPLPYMKMIFPLIMITMIPIRYKLLPLIIEAKYLDAMDADH is encoded by the exons ATGTCGCAGGATGGATACCTTGAGGATTCAG ACAGCGAATCGCCTGGTGGCTGTGGGCTCCTCCACACCTCTCGAAAG TACCTGAAGTTAAAGAACTTCGAGGAAGAGATCCGAGCGCACCGAGACCTAGATGGCTTCCTGGCACGGGCCAGCATCATCCTGAACGAGACAGCCACCTCGCTGGATGAGGTGCTGCGGGCCATGGTGCTCCGCATAGTCTACAACCCCCGCACCATTGAGCCTGACTGCAACTTGGACATGCTCATGGCCATGCTCTTCACTGATGCTGGGGCCCCCATGGAGGGGAAAG TTCACCTGCTGTCAGACATCatccaaggagtcactgccacagTCACAGGAGTGCAATACCAGCAGTCATGGCTCTGCATCAT CTGCACCTCCAAGTCCCTACAGAGGCGGCACGTGTGCATCAGCCGCCTGGTGCGCCCGCAGAACTGGGGGGAGAATTCCTGTGAGGTGCGATTCGTCatcctggtgctggccccacccaAGATG AAAAGCACCAAGACTGCGACAGAGGTGGGGCGCACCTTTGCCACCATGTTCTTGGACATCACCTTCCGCCAGAAACTCCTGAAGACGCACACAGAGGAAGAATTCAAGGAGGCCCTAGTACATCAGAGACAACTGCTCACCATGATGGGCCAGGTTCCAAACCCCACCACACTGAGCTACAGCAGAAACTCCAACTCCCAGAAATCCCAGCAT CCCATACAGCACAAGGACTTTTTCCCTGTGGGGAAGGGCATCCGGGAGGACTTCGCCCGCAGGTTCGCCGTGTACCCAATGGACTTCACTGACG GCATTATCGGGAAAAACAGGACTGTGGGCAAGTACATCACCACCACTCTGTTCCTCTACttcgcctgcctcctgcccacgaTTGCTTTTGGGACCCTCAACGATGAGACCACCAAAGGCGCCATCG GCGTGCAGAAGAGCATGGCTGGGCAGAGCATCGGAGGCCTCCTGTACGCGCTCTTCTCTGGGCAGCCGTTGGTGGTGCTGCTGACAACTGCGCCTCTGGCCCTCTACACTCACG TGATCCGTGGCATCTGCGACGACTACAGTCTGGACTTCAACACCTTCTATGCATGGATAGGCCTGTGGAACAGTTTCTTCCTCGCAGTTTACGCCCTCTTCAACCTCAGCCTGATCATGAGTCTTTTCAAGAG GTCAACAGAAGATATCATTGCCTTGTTCATTTCCATCACATTTGTGCTGGATGCTGTCAAGGGCATGACCAAAA TCTTCCAGAAGTACTACTATGGCGACCAACTTGGGAATCACAACTTAGGTCACAATTCTCTGGTTAGCCTGCTGGACCTAGGCACCAGCCTCAACACCAGCTTCCACACTGCCCTCAACACCAGCCTCCTGGCCAGCCCGCTGGAACTGAGCCCAGAGAACAGCCAATTACCTGAGCAACCACACCGGGACACTGCCGTGCTCAGCCTCCTTATCATGCTGGGCACGCTCTGGCTGGGTTACACCCTCTACCAGTTCAAGAAGAG CCCCTACCTGCACCCCTACATGCGGGAGATCCTGTCAGACTGTGCCCTGCCCATCGCTGTGCTCACCTTCTCCCTCATTGGCTCCTATGGCTTCAAGGAAATTAAGA TGAGCAAGTTCCGCTACAACCCCCGTGAGAGCCTGTTCAAGATGGCCGAGATGCACTCGCAGTCCCTGGGAGCCATCTGCAGTGCCATGGGCCTCGGCTTCCTGCTCTCTATGCTCTTCTTCATCGAGCAGAACCTGGTGGCTGCCTTGGCTAACGCACCGGAGAACAG GCTGGTGAAGGGCACAGCTTACCACTGGGACCTCCTGCTCATCGCCATCATCAACACGGGGCTGTCTCTGTTTGGGATGCCCTGGATCCACGCTGcctacccccactccccactgcaCGTGCGGGCACTGGCTCAGGTGGAGCAGCGTGTGGAGAGTGGGCATGTTTATGACAc GATCATGAACGTGAAGGAGACGCGGCTGACCAGCCTGGGCGCCAGCATCCTAgtgggcctctccctcctgctgctgcccgtCCCACTGCAGTGGATCCCTAAGCCTGTGCTATACGGCCTCTTCCTCTACATTGCCCTCACCTCCATCGATGCCAACCAGCTCTTTGAGCGTTTGGTTCTACTGCTCAAGGACCAG GCCTCATACCCACCCACCCATTATATCAGGAAGGTGCCTCAGAGGAAGATACACTACTTCACGGGGCTGCAggtcctgcagctgctgctgctctgtgCCTTTGGCATGAGCCCCCTGCCCTACATGAAGATGATCTTCCCCCTCATCATGATTACCATGATCCCTATCCG ctATAAACTGCTGCCCCTAATCATTGAAGCCAAATACTTGGACGCCATGGATGCTGATCACTGA
- the SLC4A11 gene encoding solute carrier family 4 member 11 isoform X4 yields the protein MSQDGYLEDSGSPASRSCLMSGLSLSLDGLPQALPGRRCLKALYQCGYLKCDTDDASETHEESLTEEAFNTVNSSIVSGESIRFFVNVNLEVQPTQAVDSESPGGCGLLHTSRKYLKLKNFEEEIRAHRDLDGFLARASIILNETATSLDEVLRAMVLRIVYNPRTIEPDCNLDMLMAMLFTDAGAPMEGKVHLLSDIIQGVTATVTGVQYQQSWLCIICTSKSLQRRHVCISRLVRPQNWGENSCEVRFVILVLAPPKMKSTKTATEVGRTFATMFLDITFRQKLLKTHTEEEFKEALVHQRQLLTMMGQVPNPTTLSYSRNSNSQKSQHPIQHKDFFPVGKGIREDFARRFAVYPMDFTDGIIGKNRTVGKYITTTLFLYFACLLPTIAFGTLNDETTKGAIGVQKSMAGQSIGGLLYALFSGQPLVVLLTTAPLALYTHVIRGICDDYSLDFNTFYAWIGLWNSFFLAVYALFNLSLIMSLFKRSTEDIIALFISITFVLDAVKGMTKIFQKYYYGDQLGNHNLGHNSLVSLLDLGTSLNTSFHTALNTSLLASPLELSPENSQLPEQPHRDTAVLSLLIMLGTLWLGYTLYQFKKSPYLHPYMREILSDCALPIAVLTFSLIGSYGFKEIKMSKFRYNPRESLFKMAEMHSQSLGAICSAMGLGFLLSMLFFIEQNLVAALANAPENRLVKGTAYHWDLLLIAIINTGLSLFGMPWIHAAYPHSPLHVRALAQVEQRVESGHVYDTIMNVKETRLTSLGASILVGLSLLLLPVPLQWIPKPVLYGLFLYIALTSIDANQLFERLVLLLKDQASYPPTHYIRKVPQRKIHYFTGLQVLQLLLLCAFGMSPLPYMKMIFPLIMITMIPIRYKLLPLIIEAKYLDAMDADH from the exons ATGTCGCAGGATGGATACCTTGAGGATTCAG GCTCTCCTGCTTCCCGGTCTTGTCTGATGTCTGGACTGTCTCTCAGCCTTGATGGTttgccccaggccctgcctgggagGAGGTGCCTTAAGGCCCTGTACCAAtgtg GCTACCTCAAGTGTGACACAGATGATGCCTCTGAAACCCATGAGGAAAGCCTGACAGAAGAGGCCTTCAACACCGTCAACTCCTCCATTGTGTCTGGCGAGAGCATCCGTTTCTTTGTCAACGTCAACCTCGAGGTGCAGCCCACCCAGGCTG TAGACAGCGAATCGCCTGGTGGCTGTGGGCTCCTCCACACCTCTCGAAAG TACCTGAAGTTAAAGAACTTCGAGGAAGAGATCCGAGCGCACCGAGACCTAGATGGCTTCCTGGCACGGGCCAGCATCATCCTGAACGAGACAGCCACCTCGCTGGATGAGGTGCTGCGGGCCATGGTGCTCCGCATAGTCTACAACCCCCGCACCATTGAGCCTGACTGCAACTTGGACATGCTCATGGCCATGCTCTTCACTGATGCTGGGGCCCCCATGGAGGGGAAAG TTCACCTGCTGTCAGACATCatccaaggagtcactgccacagTCACAGGAGTGCAATACCAGCAGTCATGGCTCTGCATCAT CTGCACCTCCAAGTCCCTACAGAGGCGGCACGTGTGCATCAGCCGCCTGGTGCGCCCGCAGAACTGGGGGGAGAATTCCTGTGAGGTGCGATTCGTCatcctggtgctggccccacccaAGATG AAAAGCACCAAGACTGCGACAGAGGTGGGGCGCACCTTTGCCACCATGTTCTTGGACATCACCTTCCGCCAGAAACTCCTGAAGACGCACACAGAGGAAGAATTCAAGGAGGCCCTAGTACATCAGAGACAACTGCTCACCATGATGGGCCAGGTTCCAAACCCCACCACACTGAGCTACAGCAGAAACTCCAACTCCCAGAAATCCCAGCAT CCCATACAGCACAAGGACTTTTTCCCTGTGGGGAAGGGCATCCGGGAGGACTTCGCCCGCAGGTTCGCCGTGTACCCAATGGACTTCACTGACG GCATTATCGGGAAAAACAGGACTGTGGGCAAGTACATCACCACCACTCTGTTCCTCTACttcgcctgcctcctgcccacgaTTGCTTTTGGGACCCTCAACGATGAGACCACCAAAGGCGCCATCG GCGTGCAGAAGAGCATGGCTGGGCAGAGCATCGGAGGCCTCCTGTACGCGCTCTTCTCTGGGCAGCCGTTGGTGGTGCTGCTGACAACTGCGCCTCTGGCCCTCTACACTCACG TGATCCGTGGCATCTGCGACGACTACAGTCTGGACTTCAACACCTTCTATGCATGGATAGGCCTGTGGAACAGTTTCTTCCTCGCAGTTTACGCCCTCTTCAACCTCAGCCTGATCATGAGTCTTTTCAAGAG GTCAACAGAAGATATCATTGCCTTGTTCATTTCCATCACATTTGTGCTGGATGCTGTCAAGGGCATGACCAAAA TCTTCCAGAAGTACTACTATGGCGACCAACTTGGGAATCACAACTTAGGTCACAATTCTCTGGTTAGCCTGCTGGACCTAGGCACCAGCCTCAACACCAGCTTCCACACTGCCCTCAACACCAGCCTCCTGGCCAGCCCGCTGGAACTGAGCCCAGAGAACAGCCAATTACCTGAGCAACCACACCGGGACACTGCCGTGCTCAGCCTCCTTATCATGCTGGGCACGCTCTGGCTGGGTTACACCCTCTACCAGTTCAAGAAGAG CCCCTACCTGCACCCCTACATGCGGGAGATCCTGTCAGACTGTGCCCTGCCCATCGCTGTGCTCACCTTCTCCCTCATTGGCTCCTATGGCTTCAAGGAAATTAAGA TGAGCAAGTTCCGCTACAACCCCCGTGAGAGCCTGTTCAAGATGGCCGAGATGCACTCGCAGTCCCTGGGAGCCATCTGCAGTGCCATGGGCCTCGGCTTCCTGCTCTCTATGCTCTTCTTCATCGAGCAGAACCTGGTGGCTGCCTTGGCTAACGCACCGGAGAACAG GCTGGTGAAGGGCACAGCTTACCACTGGGACCTCCTGCTCATCGCCATCATCAACACGGGGCTGTCTCTGTTTGGGATGCCCTGGATCCACGCTGcctacccccactccccactgcaCGTGCGGGCACTGGCTCAGGTGGAGCAGCGTGTGGAGAGTGGGCATGTTTATGACAc GATCATGAACGTGAAGGAGACGCGGCTGACCAGCCTGGGCGCCAGCATCCTAgtgggcctctccctcctgctgctgcccgtCCCACTGCAGTGGATCCCTAAGCCTGTGCTATACGGCCTCTTCCTCTACATTGCCCTCACCTCCATCGATGCCAACCAGCTCTTTGAGCGTTTGGTTCTACTGCTCAAGGACCAG GCCTCATACCCACCCACCCATTATATCAGGAAGGTGCCTCAGAGGAAGATACACTACTTCACGGGGCTGCAggtcctgcagctgctgctgctctgtgCCTTTGGCATGAGCCCCCTGCCCTACATGAAGATGATCTTCCCCCTCATCATGATTACCATGATCCCTATCCG ctATAAACTGCTGCCCCTAATCATTGAAGCCAAATACTTGGACGCCATGGATGCTGATCACTGA
- the SLC4A11 gene encoding solute carrier family 4 member 11 isoform X5, whose protein sequence is MSQDGYLEDSGYLKCDTDDASETHEESLTEEAFNTVNSSIVSGESIRFFVNVNLEVQPTQAVDSESPGGCGLLHTSRKYLKLKNFEEEIRAHRDLDGFLARASIILNETATSLDEVLRAMVLRIVYNPRTIEPDCNLDMLMAMLFTDAGAPMEGKVHLLSDIIQGVTATVTGVQYQQSWLCIICTSKSLQRRHVCISRLVRPQNWGENSCEVRFVILVLAPPKMKSTKTATEVGRTFATMFLDITFRQKLLKTHTEEEFKEALVHQRQLLTMMGQVPNPTTLSYSRNSNSQKSQHPIQHKDFFPVGKGIREDFARRFAVYPMDFTDGIIGKNRTVGKYITTTLFLYFACLLPTIAFGTLNDETTKGAIGVQKSMAGQSIGGLLYALFSGQPLVVLLTTAPLALYTHVIRGICDDYSLDFNTFYAWIGLWNSFFLAVYALFNLSLIMSLFKRSTEDIIALFISITFVLDAVKGMTKIFQKYYYGDQLGNHNLGHNSLVSLLDLGTSLNTSFHTALNTSLLASPLELSPENSQLPEQPHRDTAVLSLLIMLGTLWLGYTLYQFKKSPYLHPYMREILSDCALPIAVLTFSLIGSYGFKEIKMSKFRYNPRESLFKMAEMHSQSLGAICSAMGLGFLLSMLFFIEQNLVAALANAPENRLVKGTAYHWDLLLIAIINTGLSLFGMPWIHAAYPHSPLHVRALAQVEQRVESGHVYDTIMNVKETRLTSLGASILVGLSLLLLPVPLQWIPKPVLYGLFLYIALTSIDANQLFERLVLLLKDQASYPPTHYIRKVPQRKIHYFTGLQVLQLLLLCAFGMSPLPYMKMIFPLIMITMIPIRYKLLPLIIEAKYLDAMDADH, encoded by the exons ATGTCGCAGGATGGATACCTTGAGGATTCAG GCTACCTCAAGTGTGACACAGATGATGCCTCTGAAACCCATGAGGAAAGCCTGACAGAAGAGGCCTTCAACACCGTCAACTCCTCCATTGTGTCTGGCGAGAGCATCCGTTTCTTTGTCAACGTCAACCTCGAGGTGCAGCCCACCCAGGCTG TAGACAGCGAATCGCCTGGTGGCTGTGGGCTCCTCCACACCTCTCGAAAG TACCTGAAGTTAAAGAACTTCGAGGAAGAGATCCGAGCGCACCGAGACCTAGATGGCTTCCTGGCACGGGCCAGCATCATCCTGAACGAGACAGCCACCTCGCTGGATGAGGTGCTGCGGGCCATGGTGCTCCGCATAGTCTACAACCCCCGCACCATTGAGCCTGACTGCAACTTGGACATGCTCATGGCCATGCTCTTCACTGATGCTGGGGCCCCCATGGAGGGGAAAG TTCACCTGCTGTCAGACATCatccaaggagtcactgccacagTCACAGGAGTGCAATACCAGCAGTCATGGCTCTGCATCAT CTGCACCTCCAAGTCCCTACAGAGGCGGCACGTGTGCATCAGCCGCCTGGTGCGCCCGCAGAACTGGGGGGAGAATTCCTGTGAGGTGCGATTCGTCatcctggtgctggccccacccaAGATG AAAAGCACCAAGACTGCGACAGAGGTGGGGCGCACCTTTGCCACCATGTTCTTGGACATCACCTTCCGCCAGAAACTCCTGAAGACGCACACAGAGGAAGAATTCAAGGAGGCCCTAGTACATCAGAGACAACTGCTCACCATGATGGGCCAGGTTCCAAACCCCACCACACTGAGCTACAGCAGAAACTCCAACTCCCAGAAATCCCAGCAT CCCATACAGCACAAGGACTTTTTCCCTGTGGGGAAGGGCATCCGGGAGGACTTCGCCCGCAGGTTCGCCGTGTACCCAATGGACTTCACTGACG GCATTATCGGGAAAAACAGGACTGTGGGCAAGTACATCACCACCACTCTGTTCCTCTACttcgcctgcctcctgcccacgaTTGCTTTTGGGACCCTCAACGATGAGACCACCAAAGGCGCCATCG GCGTGCAGAAGAGCATGGCTGGGCAGAGCATCGGAGGCCTCCTGTACGCGCTCTTCTCTGGGCAGCCGTTGGTGGTGCTGCTGACAACTGCGCCTCTGGCCCTCTACACTCACG TGATCCGTGGCATCTGCGACGACTACAGTCTGGACTTCAACACCTTCTATGCATGGATAGGCCTGTGGAACAGTTTCTTCCTCGCAGTTTACGCCCTCTTCAACCTCAGCCTGATCATGAGTCTTTTCAAGAG GTCAACAGAAGATATCATTGCCTTGTTCATTTCCATCACATTTGTGCTGGATGCTGTCAAGGGCATGACCAAAA TCTTCCAGAAGTACTACTATGGCGACCAACTTGGGAATCACAACTTAGGTCACAATTCTCTGGTTAGCCTGCTGGACCTAGGCACCAGCCTCAACACCAGCTTCCACACTGCCCTCAACACCAGCCTCCTGGCCAGCCCGCTGGAACTGAGCCCAGAGAACAGCCAATTACCTGAGCAACCACACCGGGACACTGCCGTGCTCAGCCTCCTTATCATGCTGGGCACGCTCTGGCTGGGTTACACCCTCTACCAGTTCAAGAAGAG CCCCTACCTGCACCCCTACATGCGGGAGATCCTGTCAGACTGTGCCCTGCCCATCGCTGTGCTCACCTTCTCCCTCATTGGCTCCTATGGCTTCAAGGAAATTAAGA TGAGCAAGTTCCGCTACAACCCCCGTGAGAGCCTGTTCAAGATGGCCGAGATGCACTCGCAGTCCCTGGGAGCCATCTGCAGTGCCATGGGCCTCGGCTTCCTGCTCTCTATGCTCTTCTTCATCGAGCAGAACCTGGTGGCTGCCTTGGCTAACGCACCGGAGAACAG GCTGGTGAAGGGCACAGCTTACCACTGGGACCTCCTGCTCATCGCCATCATCAACACGGGGCTGTCTCTGTTTGGGATGCCCTGGATCCACGCTGcctacccccactccccactgcaCGTGCGGGCACTGGCTCAGGTGGAGCAGCGTGTGGAGAGTGGGCATGTTTATGACAc GATCATGAACGTGAAGGAGACGCGGCTGACCAGCCTGGGCGCCAGCATCCTAgtgggcctctccctcctgctgctgcccgtCCCACTGCAGTGGATCCCTAAGCCTGTGCTATACGGCCTCTTCCTCTACATTGCCCTCACCTCCATCGATGCCAACCAGCTCTTTGAGCGTTTGGTTCTACTGCTCAAGGACCAG GCCTCATACCCACCCACCCATTATATCAGGAAGGTGCCTCAGAGGAAGATACACTACTTCACGGGGCTGCAggtcctgcagctgctgctgctctgtgCCTTTGGCATGAGCCCCCTGCCCTACATGAAGATGATCTTCCCCCTCATCATGATTACCATGATCCCTATCCG ctATAAACTGCTGCCCCTAATCATTGAAGCCAAATACTTGGACGCCATGGATGCTGATCACTGA